CCAACACCGCGATGCCCGCGCCGTTGTTCACGCTCGCGGGCATCCTGTTCCTGCTGCTGGCGATCGCCGGGGTGCTCAGCGCGCTGCGGATCCATCTGATGGCGCTGTTCGAGCGCCGGCTGTTCGCGCGGCTCGTTGCCGAGATCACGCTGCGATCGGTCCATGCGCAGAACCCGTTCTTCGCCGATGCACGCCGCGGCGACCTGTTCAACCGCTATTTCGACCTCATCACGGTGCAAAAGGCGCTGCCCAGCCTGTTGATCGGCGGCTTCACGATCGTGCTCCAGGGGGCAGTCGGGCTGATCGTCACCAGCTTCTACCACCCGTTTTTCCTGGCGTTCAACGGTGTGCTGGTCTTCACGCTGTTCGTGATCTGGCAGGTCTGGGCATCGGGCGCGGTGCGCAGCGCGGTCGCCAAGAGCCACGCCAAGCACGCCACCGCGCACTGGCTAGAAAGCGTCGGGGGATCGAACGGCTTCTATAAATCGGGCCGCCACCTCAATTTCGCGATGGACCGGTCGGAGGCGATGACCGCCGACTATGTCGCGCAGCACCGCCGCCATTTTCGCTACACCTTCGCGCAGACGCTTTGCCTGTTGCTCACCTATGCGCTGGCGAGCGCGGCGCTGCTCGCGCTCGGCGGCTGGCTGATCATCCAGGGTGAGCTGTCGATCGGCCAATTGGTCGCCGCTGAGCTGATCCTGTCGGGGGTGTTCTACGGCATCGCGCAGTTCGGCACCTATCTCGACACGCTGTACGACCTGGCCGCAGGACTCGAGGAATTGTCGCTGTTCTGGGACATTCCGCAGGAAGAACCGCGCACCGGCAACGCGCAAGGCCCCGCCAATGGCGCGATCCGGCTGCGCGGGGTGCAGCATGGCGGCCATGTTTTCGACTTCGCGGTCGACAGCGGCGAGCAGCTCGCGATCGTCGCGGCCCCGGGGGTCGAACGCACGCTTGCCCTGTTGCTCAAGCGGCACGAACAGCCCGGGCGCGGGCTGGTGCTGGTCGGCGGTAGCGATATTGCGGGGTTCGACATGTACCGGCTGCGCGCCGACATCATGGTGCTAGACCGCCCGAGCTTCGTCGAAATGTCGGTGCGCAACTATCTGACGCTCGCCGCCTCGGGCGATGCGACGCGGGTGATGGACGTGGTCGAGGCGGTCGGGCTCGCGACGCGCGTCGGCGCGCTCGACGACGGGCTCGATACGATCGTGTCGAACACCGGCTGGCCCTTTTCGGTGGGCGAGATGATGGCGCTCAAGCTCGCTGCCGCGTTGCTCGCGCGCCCGCGCGTGCTGGTGCTGTCGCCGCTCTACGACCTGCTGCCCACCGCGCGCGTCGATGCAGCACTCGCCAGCCTGCGCGAAAGCGGCACCACCGTGCTGCAATTCACCCGCCGGCCGCAGGGGCTGACGCGCGACGGTAGACTGTGGGTGGGCAGCCAGGCGCAGCAGCGCTGCGTCAGCGAGGCCGAGCTGATTGCGCTCGCGCGCGACGAAGGAGACACCGATGCTCTTCCAGCCTGACCATCTCGCGCATTTCCCCACCTTGGTCTCGATCCGCCCGCCGCGCGTCACTCAGGTCATCGCCTGGATGCTGATGATCGGTATCGGGCTGGTCACCGCGATCCTGTTCGGCGTGCCCTGGCTCCAGACCTCGGCGGGCACCGGCCAGGTCGTCGCGCTCAACCCAGACGATCGGGTCCAGTCGGTCACCGCGCTGGTGCAGGGCCGGGTCGAGCGCTGGTACGTCAACGACGGCGACCAGGTGAAGGCGGGCGACCCGATCGCGCGGCTGATCGACAACGACCCCGATCTGCTCGTGCGGCTCCGTGCCGAGCGCGCGCAGGTCGCCGCCGAGATCGCCGCCGCGGAGCAGGCGATGGCGGTCGCGCAGCTCGACGTCGGTCGCTCGGGCCAGTTGCTCGCCGAAGG
The genomic region above belongs to Sphingomonas qomolangmaensis and contains:
- a CDS encoding ABC transporter transmembrane domain-containing protein — encoded protein: MAAQRAGLRAFGGWIALVLAPDAAFVRLAIVYGIAISLLSLATPISVQLLINSVANTAMPAPLFTLAGILFLLLAIAGVLSALRIHLMALFERRLFARLVAEITLRSVHAQNPFFADARRGDLFNRYFDLITVQKALPSLLIGGFTIVLQGAVGLIVTSFYHPFFLAFNGVLVFTLFVIWQVWASGAVRSAVAKSHAKHATAHWLESVGGSNGFYKSGRHLNFAMDRSEAMTADYVAQHRRHFRYTFAQTLCLLLTYALASAALLALGGWLIIQGELSIGQLVAAELILSGVFYGIAQFGTYLDTLYDLAAGLEELSLFWDIPQEEPRTGNAQGPANGAIRLRGVQHGGHVFDFAVDSGEQLAIVAAPGVERTLALLLKRHEQPGRGLVLVGGSDIAGFDMYRLRADIMVLDRPSFVEMSVRNYLTLAASGDATRVMDVVEAVGLATRVGALDDGLDTIVSNTGWPFSVGEMMALKLAAALLARPRVLVLSPLYDLLPTARVDAALASLRESGTTVLQFTRRPQGLTRDGRLWVGSQAQQRCVSEAELIALARDEGDTDALPA